Proteins encoded together in one Lathyrus oleraceus cultivar Zhongwan6 chromosome 5, CAAS_Psat_ZW6_1.0, whole genome shotgun sequence window:
- the LOC127079819 gene encoding uncharacterized protein LOC127079819: MARNSFKGYLHIGIEDVRIESPIYKAVERKPTQKGPTKKTTTAKDAIEEEKETLTTTTITIKVPVVKSDDGKLDIFKQAKKKKKKAKTFDATSQPKDSITKVPTKKPVSPKVLAKTTSERLETDNSSPGAEGSMEDTNILEAEEDVQEKSNDASPDIPHQARDISDDEEEHDKDQYMLDIPSADDQNEQEEDDEENDANDEGRSGGISS, from the exons ATGGCCCGTAAcag TTTCAAAGGATACCTTCATATTGGCATAGAAGACGTTCGCATAGAGTCTCCAATATATAAAG CTGTCGAAAGGAAACCAACACAGAAAGGTCCTACGAAGAAAACCACTACAGCAAAAGATGCAATCGAAGAGGAAAAAGAAACACTCAcgacaacaacaataacaataaag GTTCCAGTAGTTAAATCTGATGATGGCAAGCTGGATATCTTCAAACAagccaaaaagaaaaagaaaaaggcgAAGACTTTTGATGCCACTTCTCAACCAAAGGATTCTATCACCAAGGTACCAACCAAAAAACCTGTTTCCCCAAAGGTGCTTGCTAAGACTACTTCTGAAAGGCTTGAGACTGATAACTCCAGCCCCGGAGCTGAAGGTTCTATG GAAGACACGAATATACTAGAGGCGGAGGAAGATGTCCAAGAAAAATCGAATGATGCTTCACCAGACATTCCTCACCAAGCTCGAGATATCTCAGATGATGAGGAAGAACATGATAAAGATCAATACATGCTGGACATCCCTTCAGCTGATGATCAAAACGAACAAGAAGAGGATGACGAAGAGAATGACGCTAATGATGAGGGAAGATCAGGTGGAATTTCCAGCTAA